A genomic stretch from Pirellulales bacterium includes:
- a CDS encoding DUF1080 domain-containing protein — MQTKKSFAAFIAVLNILLWMNGRVAAAAEDLAPNTLTAAEKSAGWQLLFDGRTLDGWKPSENPESFTVRDGMIIAQGRGTPIEAQAPHPKCHLFYMGPDGHASFTDFEFQADIKCQPKANSGIYFHTEFLADAWPQKGFEIQIDNDPAHLKKSGSLYGVADITESPARDDEWFRIHLTVRGKRVVIKVNDQTVVDWTEPAGFVARHPPWYSERKLGAGTFALQGHDSESTVYFRNIRVRRLSE, encoded by the coding sequence CGAGTGGCGGCCGCGGCGGAGGATCTCGCGCCGAATACGCTGACCGCCGCCGAGAAATCGGCCGGCTGGCAATTGCTGTTCGATGGCCGCACGTTGGACGGCTGGAAGCCGAGCGAAAACCCCGAGTCCTTTACCGTCCGCGACGGCATGATCATCGCCCAAGGTCGTGGCACGCCGATCGAGGCCCAAGCCCCTCATCCAAAATGCCACTTGTTTTACATGGGGCCCGATGGCCATGCGTCGTTCACCGACTTCGAATTTCAGGCCGACATAAAGTGCCAGCCAAAAGCCAACAGCGGCATCTATTTTCACACCGAGTTCCTTGCCGATGCCTGGCCGCAGAAGGGCTTCGAAATCCAGATCGACAACGACCCCGCGCACCTTAAAAAGTCAGGCAGCCTGTACGGCGTGGCTGATATCACTGAGTCACCGGCCCGCGACGACGAGTGGTTTCGTATCCATCTCACGGTCCGGGGCAAAAGGGTCGTAATCAAGGTGAACGATCAAACCGTGGTCGATTGGACCGAACCCGCCGGCTTCGTGGCCCGTCACCCTCCCTGGTACAGCGAGCGGAAACTCGGCGCCGGCACTTTCGCGCTGCAGGGGCACGACTCGGAAAGCACCGTCTACTTCCGCAACATTCGCGTGCGGCGACTAAGCGAGTAG
- a CDS encoding flavin reductase family protein: MPFDAKLQRMIMGRFATGVTVITTGREGNYSGLTANAVASLSLNPPLVLVAVEKRAHSHEYLMRERNFAMNILAADQEHLSQRFATPGPKVFTDLEFKTGQTGAPILAGTLGHVDCKVTEILPGGDHDIFVGEIVEGEATDGKPLLYFCGKYRALSDA; encoded by the coding sequence GTGCCGTTTGATGCCAAGTTGCAGCGGATGATTATGGGGCGATTCGCCACGGGCGTGACCGTCATCACGACCGGGCGCGAGGGAAACTACTCGGGCCTGACGGCCAATGCCGTGGCGTCGCTCTCGTTGAATCCACCGCTGGTGCTGGTGGCGGTCGAGAAGCGGGCCCATTCGCATGAGTATCTGATGCGCGAACGGAATTTCGCCATGAACATCCTGGCGGCGGACCAAGAGCATTTGTCACAGCGTTTCGCCACGCCGGGGCCGAAGGTCTTTACCGACCTAGAATTCAAAACCGGCCAGACTGGCGCACCGATCCTGGCCGGCACGCTGGGGCACGTCGACTGCAAGGTCACCGAGATCCTGCCTGGCGGCGACCACGATATCTTCGTAGGCGAGATCGTCGAAGGAGAGGCCACGGACGGAAAACCGCTGTTGTATTTCTGCGGCAAGTACCGGGCTCTATCGGATGCGTGA
- a CDS encoding PEP-CTERM sorting domain-containing protein (PEP-CTERM proteins occur, often in large numbers, in the proteomes of bacteria that also encode an exosortase, a predicted intramembrane cysteine proteinase. The presence of a PEP-CTERM domain at a protein's C-terminus predicts cleavage within the sorting domain, followed by covalent anchoring to some some component of the (usually Gram-negative) cell surface. Many PEP-CTERM proteins exhibit an unusual sequence composition that includes large numbers of potential glycosylation sites. Expression of one such protein has been shown restore the ability of a bacterium to form floc, a type of biofilm.) — protein sequence NFGGGGAVSLGSLAGGAVYGTLVPTGSTANAAIQLTLPSGTFSANASALATDGQALYAVPEPSAVALSLMGGFGLLLAALRRRRAA from the coding sequence CAACTTCGGCGGCGGCGGTGCGGTGAGCCTCGGCTCGCTGGCCGGTGGCGCCGTGTACGGCACGCTGGTGCCGACCGGATCGACGGCCAATGCAGCGATCCAGTTGACCTTGCCGAGTGGTACGTTCTCGGCCAATGCCAGCGCTCTGGCGACGGACGGTCAGGCTTTGTACGCCGTGCCCGAACCGTCGGCTGTAGCCCTATCCCTGATGGGTGGCTTTGGCCTGCTGTTGGCGGCGCTACGACGCCGTCGTGCGGCCTAA
- a CDS encoding sulfatase, whose translation MKIHTHLRHLAGCLCALLAALGGSRIHAAPDGSAKLNVLFIASDDLCNRLSCYGDPMVKSPNIDRLAAHGMRFDKAYCQYPLCNPSRASFLTGLRPDTTGVLDNKTHFREVVPNTVTLPELFGQNGYYVARVGKLYHYGVPGQIGTDGLDDAQSWQEVINPRGRDKDDEDKIFSIRPGTGLGATLSWLAADGADTEQTDGRGATSAIGLLEKHAAEPFFLAVGFYRPHTPYVAPKSYFGLYPLDRIALAGGPADDRNDIPALALTVKPANYQLSDDLQRQAIEAYAASITFMDAQVGRLLDALDRLKLTDKTVVVFMSDHGYHLGEHGLWQKMTLFEESCRVPLVIRAPGMKAVGQPCTRLVESIDVYPTVADLCGLKAPPQLAGRSLRPLLDDPTQPWKDAAHTQVRRTEGVMGRTVRSERYRYTEWDEGRQGVELYDHDTDPHEYHNLAGDAAQASVLKEHQSLLRTTK comes from the coding sequence GTGAAAATTCATACGCATCTTCGTCACTTGGCCGGCTGCCTGTGCGCATTGCTGGCTGCTCTCGGCGGCTCGCGAATCCATGCCGCCCCCGATGGCTCGGCCAAGCTCAATGTCCTTTTCATCGCCTCGGACGACTTGTGCAACCGCCTGAGCTGCTACGGCGACCCGATGGTGAAGTCCCCCAACATCGATCGCCTGGCCGCGCATGGTATGCGCTTCGACAAGGCCTATTGTCAGTATCCGCTCTGCAATCCCAGCCGCGCCTCGTTCCTGACGGGCCTGCGTCCCGATACGACCGGCGTGCTGGATAACAAAACGCATTTTCGCGAAGTAGTGCCGAACACAGTAACTCTGCCGGAGCTATTTGGCCAAAACGGCTACTACGTCGCACGCGTCGGCAAGCTCTACCATTACGGAGTGCCCGGCCAGATTGGCACCGACGGTCTCGACGATGCGCAGTCCTGGCAAGAGGTGATCAATCCGCGCGGTCGGGATAAAGACGACGAAGACAAGATTTTCTCGATCAGACCAGGTACGGGCCTCGGAGCCACGCTTTCTTGGCTAGCCGCCGACGGCGCAGACACCGAGCAAACCGACGGACGCGGAGCCACCTCGGCCATCGGGCTGTTGGAGAAACATGCCGCCGAACCGTTCTTTCTGGCTGTCGGCTTTTATCGTCCACATACGCCGTACGTGGCGCCAAAATCATATTTCGGCCTTTACCCGCTCGACCGCATCGCCCTGGCCGGGGGACCGGCGGATGATCGCAATGACATTCCGGCGCTCGCGCTGACGGTAAAGCCTGCGAATTACCAGCTCAGTGATGACTTGCAGCGACAAGCTATCGAAGCCTATGCCGCCTCGATCACTTTCATGGACGCGCAGGTCGGCCGATTGCTCGACGCCCTCGATCGTCTCAAGCTGACGGACAAAACAGTCGTCGTCTTTATGAGTGACCACGGCTATCACCTCGGCGAGCACGGGCTGTGGCAGAAAATGACCCTCTTCGAGGAATCGTGCCGGGTACCGTTAGTAATCCGAGCGCCGGGCATGAAAGCCGTCGGGCAACCATGCACGCGCCTCGTGGAATCGATCGACGTTTACCCAACTGTGGCCGATCTGTGCGGTTTGAAAGCGCCGCCGCAGCTCGCAGGACGCAGTCTGCGTCCACTTTTGGACGATCCAACCCAGCCGTGGAAGGACGCCGCCCATACGCAGGTCCGTCGCACCGAGGGAGTAATGGGCCGGACAGTGCGGAGCGAGCGTTATCGCTACACCGAATGGGATGAAGGACGGCAAGGTGTCGAGCTTTACGACCACGACACCGATCCGCACGAATACCACAACCTGGCAGGCGACGCGGCACAGGCCTCGGTCCTCAAAGAGCATCAGTCGCTCTTGCGAACGACGAAGTAG